In Chryseobacterium shigense, the following proteins share a genomic window:
- a CDS encoding DUF4286 family protein, whose amino-acid sequence MSLLSITFHCTKNNIEEWENYIDETLVLMAENLMDVNKYILSEVESDYIDEGKNYNLLLIFDNDDLREDFIKSEMLNIAERVEKKFGTEVMIFNTFLNPKKSRF is encoded by the coding sequence ATGAGCTTATTGAGTATAACTTTCCATTGTACTAAAAACAATATTGAAGAATGGGAAAATTATATTGACGAAACACTGGTTCTGATGGCGGAAAACCTTATGGATGTCAATAAATATATTCTGTCTGAGGTAGAAAGCGATTATATAGATGAAGGTAAAAATTACAATCTTCTTCTGATTTTTGATAATGATGACCTCAGGGAAGATTTCATCAAAAGTGAAATGCTGAACATTGCTGAAAGGGTAGAGAAAAAATTCGGAACGGAGGTAATGATTTTCAACACTTTTTTAAATCCTAAAAAATCCAGATTTTAA
- a CDS encoding GNAT family N-acetyltransferase yields the protein MNYELREMLPGDEKRVLEIYRQGLEGGISTFETEVPTVEAWNMEYFNDCRWVLENESNEIVGWCALKPVSKRECYKGVAEVSIYFENSYQGKGLGSVLLKKLILDSENHGFWTLQASIFPENEASVKFHQKNGFRTVGVRKKIGKLNGQWKDVILMEKRSEII from the coding sequence ATGAATTACGAATTAAGAGAAATGCTTCCCGGTGACGAAAAAAGAGTGCTGGAAATTTATAGACAGGGATTGGAAGGAGGTATATCCACTTTTGAAACAGAAGTTCCTACTGTTGAAGCATGGAATATGGAATATTTCAACGACTGCCGCTGGGTGCTGGAAAATGAAAGCAATGAAATTGTAGGATGGTGCGCTCTGAAACCGGTAAGTAAAAGAGAATGTTATAAAGGAGTTGCAGAAGTAAGCATTTATTTTGAAAATAGTTATCAGGGAAAAGGTTTAGGCTCAGTTCTCCTGAAAAAGCTGATTCTTGACAGCGAAAACCATGGTTTCTGGACTCTGCAGGCCAGTATTTTTCCTGAGAATGAGGCTTCGGTAAAATTTCACCAGAAAAACGGATTCAGGACTGTGGGAGTCAGGAAAAAAATAGGAAAACTCAACGGGCAATGGAAAGATGTGATTTTAATGGAAAAGAGAAGCGAGATTATCTGA
- a CDS encoding DUF421 domain-containing protein encodes MNPILDVVVRSLCVYLFMVIAIRLFGKNQLSQLNAGDIVLLLLISNAVQNAMVGQDTSLQGGLIAALVLFAANFILKRLMFSNRKFETFMEEDPVILIRDGVIDQPALNRVKITRDELEEAIREHGVEKIKDVKLSILEVDGNISVISEDEKEKQTHYSRIKRKNKRKYH; translated from the coding sequence GTGAACCCCATTCTTGATGTTGTAGTACGTTCCTTATGCGTTTATCTTTTCATGGTAATTGCTATCCGTCTTTTTGGTAAAAACCAGCTTTCCCAGCTTAATGCAGGGGATATAGTGCTGCTTCTCCTTATTTCCAACGCTGTTCAGAATGCAATGGTAGGTCAGGATACCTCTCTGCAGGGCGGCCTTATTGCGGCGCTTGTTCTGTTTGCGGCCAACTTTATCCTGAAAAGGCTTATGTTTTCTAACCGGAAATTCGAAACATTTATGGAAGAAGATCCCGTTATTCTTATCAGAGACGGAGTAATAGACCAGCCTGCCCTGAACAGGGTGAAAATAACCCGGGATGAACTGGAAGAAGCCATAAGAGAACATGGTGTGGAAAAAATAAAAGACGTGAAGCTTTCTATACTTGAAGTGGATGGAAATATAAGCGTTATTTCAGAAGACGAGAAAGAAAAGCAGACCCATTATTCAAGAATCAAAAGAAAAAATAAAAGAAAATACCATTAA
- a CDS encoding DUF3828 domain-containing protein — protein sequence MKPIFLYLSIFFFFTACKKNEPHPQLSSEAAISKKIDKLYSTYGNSNDALYNKPFSDSLFSPELKATLEDAVNASKADIEKVKQSDHPDEKPLLFEGAVFSSLYEGYNSYKIKSVVIDPSGTSADASVAFEYRMSPPKVSWTDKVHLIKSGQEWKVDNIVFDSIGNSKDLKASLKDFVQSTKQ from the coding sequence ATGAAACCCATCTTTTTATATCTAAGTATTTTTTTCTTTTTTACAGCCTGTAAAAAGAATGAACCTCATCCGCAATTATCTTCAGAAGCAGCAATAAGTAAAAAGATAGATAAGCTTTACAGCACCTATGGTAACTCCAATGATGCTCTTTATAACAAGCCGTTTTCCGACAGTCTTTTTTCCCCTGAATTAAAGGCTACACTGGAAGATGCGGTGAATGCATCCAAAGCTGATATTGAAAAGGTAAAGCAAAGTGATCATCCGGATGAGAAGCCTTTACTGTTTGAAGGCGCTGTTTTTTCAAGTTTGTATGAAGGGTATAACAGTTATAAGATAAAGTCTGTCGTTATAGACCCTTCCGGCACTTCGGCAGATGCATCCGTTGCTTTTGAATACAGAATGTCTCCTCCCAAGGTTTCATGGACCGATAAAGTGCATTTGATAAAATCCGGACAGGAATGGAAGGTAGATAATATTGTTTTCGACAGTATAGGAAATTCGAAGGACCTGAAAGCAAGTCTGAAGGATTTCGTTCAAAGTACAAAACAATAA
- a CDS encoding bacteriocin-like protein gives MKNFKKLTKTDLKSVYGGQPKQYCVYCERINKVVCSEAQISQCP, from the coding sequence ATGAAAAATTTTAAAAAACTTACAAAAACAGATTTAAAATCAGTGTACGGAGGTCAGCCTAAACAATACTGTGTATACTGCGAAAGAATCAATAAAGTGGTTTGCAGCGAAGCGCAGATTTCTCAATGTCCTTAA
- the uvrA gene encoding excinuclease ABC subunit UvrA, giving the protein MSKSTDYIEVYGAREHNLKNINVKIPRNELVVITGLSGSGKSSLAFDTIFAEGQRRYIETFSAYARQFLGGLERPDVDKIEGLSPVIAIEQKTTNKNPRSTVGTVTELYDFLRLLFARVSDAYSLSTGKRLVSYTEEQILETIKENYKGEKIMLLAPVVRSRKGHYHELFVQMAKKGYGQARIDGELQDIEYDLKLDRYKTHDIDIVIDRWIIGENASESRMEKSLRTAMEMGEGIIGIQKLGSTDIEYFSKNLMDAETGHSLALPEPNTFSFNSPKGSCPECKGLGTIKKINTDYFIDNPKLSINQGGLLPLEDIKSNKWILSQIKNILEIFGLGMGTPMQDIPEEALDYIYNGCHKEFNKDLKYAGITKKIKISFDGLISFMEEIIDERESYEAVLLERHFTTEETCPECGGTRLQPASLSFKIDGKNIAEVNALSLSDLKEWLSDVKDKFSEKHKIIAHEILKEIETRLQFLLDVGLDYLSLSRSSKTLSGGESQRIRLATQIGSQLVNVLYILDEPSIGLHQRDNERLISSLKNLRDIGNSVLVVEHDKDMILEADEVLDIGPRAGKFGGEILWQGKPKDLLKADTITAQYINGKRKIEVPAERRAGSGKNIILKGATGNNLKNVTLDIPLGKLVVVTGISGSGKSSLINGTLYPILNKHFYRAVQEPLPYKKIEGLENIDKIVDVDQTPIGRTPRSNPATYTGMFTDIRNLFAELPESKIRGYKPGRFSFNVKGGRCETCQGGGLKVIEMNFLPDVYVHCETCNGKRFNRETLEVRYKGKSISDVLDMTIDEAVEFFQPIPKIFVKVKTLQDVGLGYITLGQQSTTLSGGEAQRIKLATELSKRQTGNTLYILDEPTTGLHFEDVKILMDAINQLVELGNSFIIIEHNMDVIKMADYIIDVGPEGGKHGGQIVAQGTPEEIVKSKKSLTGKFLKRELE; this is encoded by the coding sequence ATGAGTAAATCAACAGACTATATAGAAGTTTACGGCGCCCGTGAACACAACCTTAAAAATATTAATGTCAAGATCCCGCGTAACGAACTGGTAGTAATTACCGGCCTTTCCGGAAGCGGAAAATCATCTCTGGCTTTTGATACCATCTTTGCAGAGGGACAGCGTAGATATATTGAAACATTTTCAGCATATGCCCGTCAGTTTCTGGGAGGTTTGGAACGTCCCGATGTAGACAAGATAGAGGGACTTTCACCCGTAATTGCCATAGAACAGAAAACCACCAATAAAAACCCGAGATCTACCGTAGGAACCGTTACTGAACTGTATGATTTCCTGCGTCTCCTGTTTGCAAGGGTTTCCGATGCCTATTCTCTTTCTACAGGAAAAAGATTGGTAAGTTATACGGAAGAACAGATCCTGGAAACCATCAAGGAAAATTATAAAGGTGAAAAAATAATGCTGCTTGCTCCCGTTGTACGTTCCAGAAAAGGACATTATCATGAGCTTTTTGTACAGATGGCAAAAAAAGGCTACGGCCAGGCAAGGATTGATGGCGAGCTGCAGGATATAGAGTATGACCTGAAGCTTGACCGTTATAAAACCCATGATATCGATATTGTAATCGACAGATGGATCATTGGTGAAAACGCCTCCGAGTCCAGAATGGAAAAATCCCTGCGTACCGCAATGGAAATGGGCGAGGGGATCATAGGGATACAGAAACTGGGAAGCACGGATATTGAATATTTCTCAAAAAACCTGATGGATGCTGAAACCGGCCATTCACTTGCACTGCCTGAACCCAACACTTTTTCTTTCAACTCTCCGAAAGGAAGCTGCCCGGAATGTAAAGGTCTGGGAACCATCAAAAAGATCAATACAGATTATTTTATAGATAATCCTAAACTGTCCATCAACCAGGGCGGGCTGTTACCGTTGGAAGATATTAAATCCAATAAATGGATACTTTCTCAGATCAAAAATATTCTTGAAATCTTTGGATTGGGAATGGGCACACCTATGCAGGATATTCCGGAAGAAGCGCTGGACTATATTTATAACGGTTGCCACAAAGAATTTAATAAGGACCTGAAATATGCAGGGATTACCAAAAAGATAAAAATAAGCTTCGATGGTCTTATCTCCTTTATGGAAGAGATTATTGATGAAAGGGAATCTTATGAAGCCGTATTGCTGGAAAGACACTTCACTACCGAAGAAACCTGTCCGGAATGCGGCGGAACACGTCTCCAGCCTGCAAGTTTAAGCTTCAAAATAGACGGGAAGAATATTGCTGAGGTCAATGCATTAAGCCTGTCTGATTTGAAGGAATGGTTATCAGATGTTAAAGATAAATTTTCAGAAAAACATAAAATCATTGCCCACGAGATCTTAAAAGAGATTGAAACAAGACTTCAGTTCCTTCTGGATGTTGGTTTGGATTATCTGAGCTTAAGCAGAAGTTCAAAAACACTTTCCGGTGGGGAATCCCAGAGGATACGTCTTGCAACACAAATTGGTTCACAGCTTGTGAATGTATTATATATTCTGGATGAACCAAGTATCGGACTTCACCAGAGAGATAATGAAAGACTTATCAGTTCACTGAAAAACCTCAGAGATATCGGAAACTCTGTTCTTGTCGTAGAGCATGATAAAGATATGATCCTAGAGGCCGATGAGGTACTGGATATTGGCCCTAGAGCCGGAAAATTCGGAGGCGAAATACTTTGGCAGGGAAAACCGAAAGATCTGTTGAAAGCCGATACCATCACCGCACAGTATATCAACGGAAAAAGAAAGATCGAAGTTCCTGCGGAAAGAAGAGCAGGAAGCGGCAAAAATATCATTCTGAAAGGCGCTACGGGCAACAATCTTAAAAATGTTACCCTTGATATTCCATTAGGAAAGCTGGTTGTGGTAACCGGAATTTCAGGAAGTGGCAAATCTTCCCTGATTAACGGAACATTGTACCCGATTCTTAATAAACATTTTTACAGAGCAGTTCAGGAACCTCTTCCGTACAAAAAGATTGAAGGTCTTGAGAATATTGATAAAATTGTTGATGTAGACCAGACCCCAATCGGAAGAACACCACGTTCAAACCCTGCAACCTATACGGGAATGTTTACAGACATCAGAAATCTGTTTGCAGAATTGCCGGAAAGTAAGATCCGTGGTTATAAGCCGGGAAGATTTTCTTTTAACGTAAAAGGTGGAAGATGTGAAACCTGTCAGGGTGGAGGATTAAAGGTAATTGAAATGAACTTCCTGCCCGATGTATACGTTCACTGTGAAACCTGCAACGGAAAACGTTTCAACAGGGAAACACTGGAAGTACGTTACAAAGGAAAATCTATTTCCGACGTATTGGATATGACAATTGACGAGGCCGTAGAATTTTTCCAGCCCATTCCTAAGATTTTTGTCAAAGTGAAAACTTTACAGGATGTAGGATTAGGATATATTACGCTTGGACAGCAGTCTACCACGCTTTCGGGAGGTGAGGCACAACGCATCAAACTGGCTACGGAACTTTCAAAAAGACAGACCGGAAATACACTTTATATTTTAGATGAACCTACGACAGGACTTCACTTTGAAGATGTGAAAATCCTGATGGATGCTATCAATCAGTTGGTAGAGTTGGGAAATTCATTCATCATCATCGAACATAATATGGATGTAATTAAGATGGCAGACTATATTATAGACGTAGGCCCGGAAGGCGGAAAACATGGCGGACAAATAGTTGCCCAGGGAACTCCTGAAGAAATTGTAAAATCCAAGAAAAGCCTTACCGGAAAGTTTTTGAAAAGAGAACTGGAATAA
- a CDS encoding DUF3829 domain-containing protein, whose product MRKIIVLAMALTFTSVSVISCKKDVSKLGKSVLNLGSANEANAIIDFNNNFLDSYKSTSKHIENILKYADEASVKAKGGDVMIMPVVIGAMDFSFGKIKEIPSGFGKDKSAIEADFNTYKAKRESIEKKFEELKSYMNSEDYKDDKGAKADAITKDIETEAQALFTSGENIVAKIKPATDAAEEVILKDHPMKEYIISSKNVMNALDANIDVLDKQYSGKFNEAEAQKKYDELAKAVEANSKLEFTVKDPQYSYKKTLFESFNKNASGFLDTYRKVIRDSKGTGTISDSDIQQIDSSYESVLNSYNSFVK is encoded by the coding sequence ATGAGAAAAATTATTGTACTCGCAATGGCCCTGACCTTTACATCAGTCAGTGTCATAAGCTGTAAAAAAGACGTCAGTAAACTGGGTAAATCTGTTTTGAACCTTGGCAGTGCAAACGAAGCTAATGCTATTATTGATTTCAACAATAACTTTTTAGACTCTTATAAAAGTACATCTAAACACATAGAAAACATCCTTAAATATGCAGATGAAGCCTCAGTGAAAGCAAAAGGAGGTGATGTAATGATCATGCCTGTTGTTATTGGCGCTATGGATTTTTCATTTGGAAAGATCAAGGAAATACCATCAGGTTTCGGAAAAGACAAATCAGCAATAGAAGCGGATTTCAATACCTATAAAGCTAAAAGGGAAAGCATAGAGAAAAAGTTTGAAGAGCTTAAATCCTATATGAACTCTGAAGACTATAAAGATGATAAAGGAGCAAAAGCAGATGCCATAACAAAGGATATTGAGACTGAGGCCCAGGCTTTATTTACTTCAGGTGAAAATATAGTAGCTAAGATCAAGCCGGCCACAGATGCTGCTGAAGAAGTAATTCTGAAAGATCATCCTATGAAAGAGTATATCATCTCTTCTAAAAATGTGATGAATGCTCTGGATGCTAATATTGATGTACTGGATAAGCAGTATTCAGGAAAGTTCAATGAAGCGGAAGCTCAGAAAAAGTATGATGAACTTGCCAAAGCAGTAGAAGCCAATTCAAAACTGGAGTTCACGGTGAAAGATCCGCAGTATTCTTACAAAAAAACATTGTTTGAAAGCTTCAACAAAAATGCATCCGGCTTTTTGGATACTTACAGGAAAGTAATCCGTGATTCCAAGGGAACCGGTACAATTTCCGACAGTGATATTCAGCAGATTGATTCCTCTTATGAGTCTGTACTGAATTCTTACAACTCATTTGTAAAATAA
- a CDS encoding type VI secretion system baseplate subunit TssF yields MNLDQNIYSKESVKARMLQNATKVWGLKSPQSLDPFVKLLIDAFSTEVFKANNEIQTVNARILEKLAKLLTPSIYTHPIPAHSVAFTQPYESSEILLEHTEFFFRKQMTSTVKSESDKQLNIPFTPVGNVRLNKIQTAVMFVGNTCYSVDDRLNKIPVARFQGRPEDYRKITIGIDVSRYVSENVPKYISIFCSNPAFEHIDFVYKLLPYITVTSNGNPLFVREGLSYLSNNQQDGYEQMFKEQSIRNKTIEDIKSVYRHKFIEITGLSGSLFSEPGALPQNLDFLNEKEEIRKQIGDKRYLWLTFEFPPQFSAEILDNFSFVMNAFPIYNRGWKKTEYSLDIMGNNIPLVTDEGEHFLYVDEVQDGDGRKYTEIPFTPADDLKKGLYTVRKGGMERFTNRNAVDMIANVLELTRDEIAAFSLLNRDNVKGVLSEMSDKMKTMVQKVNNAKRNIRQELNYVIMEPVEKTDHTYASFWITHCTLANHMRPGTELSNQLKSQTVVLLTETIGGSEEQKGTDSIQAYRYALTTRDKIISLEDVKNYCRMVLKDEVKEVRVRRGTMISNRPKEGFVRTVEIEIIPQNYSFYGRAYWENMANILRNQIISKAIDGIEYVVKISNEDIDLDEI; encoded by the coding sequence ATGAACTTAGATCAAAATATATATTCCAAAGAATCTGTAAAAGCAAGAATGCTCCAGAATGCCACCAAAGTATGGGGACTGAAAAGCCCTCAGTCTCTGGATCCATTTGTAAAATTACTGATAGATGCATTCAGTACAGAGGTTTTTAAAGCCAATAACGAAATTCAGACCGTTAACGCAAGAATCCTTGAGAAACTAGCAAAACTCCTGACACCTTCCATTTATACCCACCCGATTCCGGCTCATTCAGTTGCTTTCACACAACCTTATGAATCTTCTGAAATTCTGCTGGAACATACTGAATTCTTTTTCCGTAAGCAGATGACATCTACTGTGAAATCAGAGTCTGATAAACAGCTTAATATTCCTTTTACACCGGTAGGAAATGTAAGACTCAATAAAATACAGACTGCGGTAATGTTCGTAGGAAACACCTGTTACAGTGTGGACGACAGGCTTAATAAGATACCTGTAGCACGTTTTCAGGGAAGGCCGGAAGATTACAGGAAAATAACCATTGGAATAGATGTGAGCAGATACGTGAGTGAAAACGTTCCTAAATATATCAGCATATTCTGTTCAAACCCTGCATTTGAGCATATAGACTTTGTATACAAGCTTCTTCCTTATATCACCGTTACCAGTAATGGGAATCCTTTATTTGTAAGAGAAGGACTGAGTTATCTCTCCAACAATCAGCAGGACGGATACGAGCAGATGTTTAAGGAGCAGTCTATCCGGAATAAAACCATTGAAGATATAAAAAGCGTTTACCGTCATAAATTCATTGAAATCACAGGACTTTCTGGAAGCCTGTTTTCAGAGCCGGGAGCATTGCCGCAAAATCTGGATTTTCTTAACGAAAAAGAAGAGATCAGAAAACAGATAGGAGATAAGCGTTATCTGTGGCTTACTTTTGAGTTCCCGCCGCAGTTTTCTGCTGAGATCTTAGATAACTTCTCATTTGTGATGAATGCTTTTCCTATCTATAACAGAGGATGGAAAAAGACTGAGTATAGCCTGGACATCATGGGGAATAATATTCCGCTTGTTACGGATGAAGGAGAACATTTTCTGTATGTAGATGAAGTTCAGGATGGAGACGGAAGAAAGTATACGGAAATTCCGTTTACTCCGGCAGATGATCTTAAAAAAGGGCTGTACACGGTAAGAAAAGGTGGAATGGAGCGTTTCACCAATAGAAATGCCGTTGACATGATCGCCAATGTCCTGGAGCTTACAAGAGACGAGATTGCAGCATTTTCACTTCTGAACAGGGATAATGTTAAAGGAGTGCTCAGTGAAATGTCCGATAAAATGAAGACCATGGTACAGAAAGTGAACAATGCCAAAAGAAATATCAGGCAGGAACTGAATTATGTCATTATGGAGCCTGTGGAAAAAACAGACCATACTTACGCTTCTTTCTGGATCACACACTGTACGCTTGCTAATCATATGCGCCCGGGAACAGAGCTTTCTAACCAGTTAAAATCACAAACCGTTGTACTTCTCACAGAAACAATAGGCGGTTCCGAGGAGCAGAAAGGCACAGACAGTATACAGGCTTACCGATATGCATTAACAACAAGAGACAAGATCATTTCCCTGGAAGACGTTAAAAATTATTGCAGAATGGTTCTGAAAGATGAGGTAAAAGAAGTAAGGGTAAGAAGAGGAACCATGATCAGCAACCGCCCGAAAGAAGGCTTTGTAAGAACTGTAGAAATAGAGATCATTCCACAGAATTATTCCTTCTATGGAAGAGCCTATTGGGAAAATATGGCCAATATACTCAGAAACCAGATCATTTCAAAAGCTATTGACGGAATTGAATATGTAGTGAAAATAAGCAATGAAGATATCGATCTTGACGAAATATAA
- a CDS encoding GPW/gp25 family protein produces the protein MDTPNYRMPFVPSALMTEGGSIDICDMGESIAHNIMLLITTKKGENRYDDNYGNDVWNLEFDNGVTSAVWENVFIKSLRRQIHEYEPRIVQPQVEAHIQFVEHSYDTKEHTEIKKKVRIAINAKMEATGERFSFSTELFLSPMSID, from the coding sequence ATGGACACACCAAATTACAGAATGCCTTTTGTACCTTCAGCATTAATGACCGAAGGAGGAAGTATTGATATTTGCGATATGGGCGAAAGCATTGCTCACAACATCATGCTTCTGATCACTACCAAAAAAGGCGAAAACAGGTATGATGACAATTATGGAAACGATGTCTGGAATCTGGAATTCGACAATGGAGTTACCAGCGCTGTTTGGGAAAACGTTTTCATTAAAAGCCTCAGAAGACAGATCCATGAATATGAACCCCGCATTGTACAGCCCCAGGTGGAAGCCCATATTCAATTTGTAGAGCACAGCTACGATACCAAAGAGCATACAGAGATCAAAAAGAAAGTAAGAATTGCCATCAATGCAAAAATGGAGGCAACAGGAGAGCGTTTCAGCTTTTCTACAGAACTATTTTTAAGTCCGATGTCAATAGACTAA
- a CDS encoding APC family permease produces the protein MQKKLKLWDAVMLVMGSMIGSGIFIVSADMMRNLGSGFWLIIVWIITGVMTVAAAISYGELSALFPKAGGQYTYLKEIFGKKMGFLYGWGLFTVIQTGTIAAVAMAFGKFTAYLVPSLNDAAPLFQSGEFKITWIQILAIAVILLLTYINTRGVESGKMLQNIFTGSKIIALVGLIAAGFILVDFSHLAENFSFGLDSFNNLKKDISGNFLKEGWEPISGMTLFGGIAAAMVGSVFSSVAWESVTFVSGEVENPKKNIVKAMIYGTSAVMILYLAVNYVYLNALDRDSIAFAANDRVAVSASQNIFGSAGTIIIAVLVMVSTFGCDNGLILAGARVFQTMAKDGMFFKSAEKNNKNEVPENALWMQGIWASVLCLSGQYGNLLDMISFVIVLFYMITVFGVIYLRFKKPELERPYKTWLYPVTPIIYLVIGTGFCVLLLIYKQQYTWPGFLMVLLGLPVYYFINRNKQTEQ, from the coding sequence ATGCAGAAAAAACTGAAACTTTGGGATGCCGTTATGCTGGTAATGGGGTCTATGATTGGAAGCGGAATTTTTATTGTAAGTGCAGATATGATGCGGAACCTGGGATCCGGTTTCTGGCTGATTATAGTCTGGATTATTACCGGAGTGATGACAGTGGCAGCCGCAATCAGCTATGGAGAGCTTTCAGCATTGTTCCCGAAAGCAGGCGGACAATATACTTATCTCAAGGAAATTTTCGGGAAAAAGATGGGATTTCTTTATGGATGGGGATTGTTTACAGTAATACAGACAGGAACTATTGCTGCGGTGGCAATGGCTTTCGGCAAGTTTACAGCTTATCTTGTTCCTTCACTTAATGACGCAGCGCCACTTTTTCAGAGTGGAGAATTCAAGATTACATGGATACAGATCCTGGCAATAGCCGTTATTCTTTTACTTACTTATATCAATACAAGAGGAGTAGAGAGCGGTAAGATGCTCCAGAATATATTTACCGGATCAAAAATTATAGCCCTGGTAGGCTTGATTGCAGCAGGATTTATACTGGTTGATTTTTCACATCTGGCTGAAAATTTCAGTTTCGGCTTAGATTCGTTTAACAATCTTAAAAAAGATATCAGCGGTAATTTCCTTAAAGAAGGCTGGGAGCCAATCAGCGGAATGACTCTATTCGGAGGTATTGCAGCGGCTATGGTAGGCTCTGTTTTCAGCTCTGTAGCATGGGAGAGTGTAACTTTCGTTTCCGGTGAAGTAGAGAATCCTAAGAAGAACATCGTTAAAGCAATGATCTACGGTACTTCTGCGGTGATGATTCTTTATCTTGCAGTTAATTATGTATACCTGAACGCTCTAGACAGAGACAGTATTGCTTTTGCAGCCAATGACAGGGTTGCGGTTTCTGCATCACAGAATATTTTCGGAAGTGCCGGGACAATTATTATAGCTGTTCTAGTAATGGTTTCTACATTCGGTTGCGACAATGGCTTGATCCTCGCGGGAGCAAGAGTGTTTCAGACTATGGCAAAAGACGGAATGTTCTTTAAATCTGCCGAAAAAAACAATAAAAATGAAGTTCCGGAAAATGCTTTGTGGATGCAGGGAATCTGGGCTTCGGTGTTATGCCTGAGCGGTCAGTATGGCAATCTTCTGGATATGATTTCGTTTGTAATTGTTTTATTCTACATGATTACTGTTTTTGGAGTTATTTATTTAAGATTTAAAAAGCCTGAACTCGAAAGACCTTATAAAACATGGCTTTATCCTGTAACTCCAATAATTTACCTTGTAATAGGAACCGGATTTTGCGTACTTCTTCTTATTTATAAGCAGCAATATACCTGGCCGGGATTTTTAATGGTGCTTTTAGGACTTCCTGTGTATTATTTTATTAACAGGAACAAACAGACGGAACAATAG
- a CDS encoding DUF4920 domain-containing protein, with the protein MKFKAILFAAAVSVSTLAFAQETSQKKFGPPAGNAIVGDTYGAAVASESKAITVDKLSKKLKKDNKKVEGVAVKGKVTDVCEKKGCWLTIQTEDNSQFFVKMKDYAFFVPTALKGKNVVLEGTAERKVTSIDEQKHYAEDAKKPQAEIDAITTPKEEIRFVANGIKVVN; encoded by the coding sequence ATGAAATTCAAGGCTATATTATTTGCAGCAGCGGTGAGTGTTTCCACTTTAGCTTTTGCACAGGAGACATCACAGAAAAAATTCGGACCGCCTGCAGGAAATGCCATTGTGGGTGATACTTACGGAGCGGCAGTAGCTTCAGAATCTAAAGCCATCACGGTAGATAAATTGAGCAAAAAGCTTAAGAAAGACAACAAAAAAGTTGAAGGTGTTGCAGTTAAAGGAAAAGTAACTGATGTATGTGAGAAAAAAGGATGCTGGCTTACGATCCAGACTGAAGATAATTCTCAGTTTTTCGTAAAAATGAAAGATTATGCATTCTTTGTTCCAACAGCTTTAAAAGGTAAAAATGTAGTGCTGGAAGGTACTGCGGAAAGAAAAGTAACTTCAATAGACGAGCAGAAACATTATGCTGAAGATGCTAAGAAGCCTCAGGCTGAAATTGATGCTATTACAACTCCTAAAGAGGAGATCAGGTTTGTAGCCAATGGAATTAAAGTGGTAAACTAA